Below is a window of Oceanotoga teriensis DNA.
TTTACAGGCACTCCATTTTTTATATTTTCAAGAGCTTTTAGTGAATTTGGTCCTATATATCCTTTTTTAACAGCATCTGATTTTATTATCCATTCTTCAAGCGTTTCATATGTATTTTTAATCGTTATTTCTCCATCTTTACTATAACGTTTTATTAAATAAAGAACCTGTTCGGTATCATCAGTTATTTGAAATCTGAAAAGATTCTTATGTAATATTGATTTTGCTGGATCTATGAAATCTTCATCTTCTTTAAGAAAATGTTTTATATGATTTCTGGTCATAAACTCAGTAGGCATACCTATAGCATCTCCTGCTGCAAATGCTTGAAGAACCTTTTCGAATAATTTCATTTAATATTCCTCCTATAGATCATTTCCAGTCATGATATTCTTTTAAGTTTGATTTGTCAACTATTTTTATAGGTACTTGAATATCTGTTGTATAATTTCCATTTATTATCGTTTTATAGGCCATAACTCCACCTATATATCCATAAAGATAAGGAGACATTGCCAATGTAGCATCAAGTTCACCTTTTTCAATTGATTCTTTTGCTTCTTCTATGAAATCACATCCTATAACCATAACTTGATCTTTTTTTCCTACAGCTTTCAAAGCTTCTACAGAAGCAAGAGCCATCGTATCATTGGCACAGAATATTACATCAAGGTCTGGATTTGCCTGTATAAGATTCGATGTTACGTTTAATGCAGTTGTTCTATCCCAATTTCCTGGTTGTACAGATACAATTTTCATATTTGGAGATTTTGCAAGTTCAGAAATACAACCATTTTTTCTTCCTTCTGATTGTGCAGATCCAGGTATTCCCTCTATTATAGCAACTTTAACATTTTTTTCACCTTTAAACTTTTCAACTATATATTGGCCTGGAAGTCTTCCTTGATACTCAAAGTCTACCGCAAGCATTCCATTTATCTTTGCTCCAGCATTTTTAGCTGCTTGTTCATCTACATAAGTTCCTACAGCAATAACAGGTATTTTTCTTTGTGTAGCTTTAGAAACTGCCGGAATAAGATTGAAAGGATTTATAGGTGATATACATAGAGCATCATATCCTTTTATTAACATTGTTTCTAAATAGTTCAGTTGTGCAGAAGCATCTCCTTCTGAAGGTGCTGCAACTACATCGATTTTGAATCCAAAATCTTTTGCCGATGCCTCAAATCCTTCTTTCATAGTTACCCAAAAAGGATTTGCCAAGGTTATTTCAAGAGCTCCTACTTTATAAACTTTATCTGTTTTTTCTGGACTACCGAGTTCTCTCAACACATCACTTTTTGCTTTTTCAAATGCACTTTGTTCAGATAAACCTATGCTAAAAATAGTAATAAAAGTTAAAAATAATGCCAAATATTTCTTCATAATATCCCTCCTGAACAATTATCCTTTATATGAATAATCGTTTCTTATTTTATCTATGAAAACTGCTATAAGAATTACTATACCAATAATTAAATTTTGATAATATGACTGAACATTCAATAGAGTCATTCCATTTCTTAAAACTCCCATTAAAAGAGAGCCTATTATAGCTCCTGTCACAGATCCTGTACCACCCGAAAGACTTGTACCACTCATAACAACAGCTGCAACTGCATCAAGTCCCATGCTCATAGATCCCAATGGTTCTGCACTATTTAATCTTGCTGTAGTTATGATAGCTGCTATACCAGTTGTAAAACCATTTATCATATAAACTATCATTTCATATTTGAATATATTTATTCCACACATTTTTACTGCTTGTCTATTATCCCCTATTGCTAGTGCATAATGACCTATCTTTGTTTTTTTGAATATAAATATAGATATTATTATACAAATCAATGCAATTATTACTGGAATTGGTATTGATAATATAGAGCCTATTCCTAAGAATGAAAAGCTTTTTGGAAACCCATATATAGGAAGTCCTCCTGAAAATATTAGAGCTGCTCCTTGAAAAATACTCATAGTTGCTAAAGTTACTATAAAAGATGGTAAATTTATTTTTGATACAAGAAATCCATTTATAAATCCACATAAAATACTTATTATAAGTCCAGCAAGTATAGCAATAAATACATTTGTTCCGCTTTTCATAAGGCTTGCCATTAATATACCACTCACTACAGCTATTGAACCAACTGAGAGGTCAATCCCGCCAGTAACAATTACAAAAGTCATTCCAATTGAAAGAATTATGTATGTTGAGGACTGTAATAGAATATTTATTAAATTATATCCAGATAAAAATAATGGTGATAAAAATGACATAAGTATAAAAAGTCCTATTAAAGCTATACTTACTCCAAATTCAGGAGCTTTTAAAATATTAAGTTTTTTCATATTTTTCTCCTCCAGCTGATGTTGCATATTTAAGTAAGATCTTTTCATCTATATTTTTATTTTCTAATTCTTTAACAATTTTTCCATCAGATATAATTATTATTCTATTACATAAATCGAGTAGTTCTGGAAAATCTGATGATGCAACTATAGCAGAATTGTTTTCTGAACAGTACTTTCTTATTAGTTGATGTATTTCTTGTTTTGCATTTACATCAACTCCAACAGTTGGTTCATCTAAAAGAAGTATTTTAGATTTTTTTGCCAACCATCTAGCTATTAAAACTTTTTGTTGATTACCACCACTCAAATTCCCACTAATAAAAGACATATTCTGAGTATTTAGTCCAACTTTTTGTGAGTATTCTGAAGATATTTTTTTTATTTTCTTAGTTTTTTTTATTCCTTTTTCAAATATCTCTTTACTCATTGGTAAGGTTATATTTTTTGATATTGATGATTTTAAAGAGAGTCCTGTTCTTTTTCTATCTTCTGTTACAAAGCCTATTCCTCGCATTATAGAGTTGTTTATTGATGGATTTATATATTCTTCAGAATTTATATAAATTTTTCCTTTGTAATTTTTATTTATTCCATAAATACATTCAAATATTTCTGTTCTACCACTTCCAAGTAATCCCGCTATTCCAAGTATTTCTCCCTTTCTCAATTCAAAATTTATTTTTTTAAGTTTTATGGTTGATAAATCTTTTAATTCAAGAATTGTTTCACCTATAATTAGGTTATTTTTTTGTATTGAAGAGATTTTTTTACCCGCCATGAGTTCTATGACTTTTTCTTTTGTTATACTTTTAGTATCAAATGTACCTGTATTTTCACCATCACGCAATATTGTTATCCGCTCAGATATTTTAAATATTTCTTCCATTCTATGAGAAATATATATTATAGATATATTTTTTTCTTTTAATGTTTTTATAATCTCAAAAAGTTTTTTAACTTCTTGAGCACTCAATCCACCTGTTGGTTCATCCATGATCACTATTTTTGCTTTTCTGTTTATGGCTCTCATTATTTCAACTGTTTGTTGCATACCTGTACTCAATTCAGATACTATAGTTTCAGGATCTATATCCATACTAAAACTTTTCATAAGTTTAGAGCTTTCTTTTATCATATATGATTTTGAAATTAATCCTTTTTTTAATGGTTCAAGTCCAAGAAAAATGTTTTCAGCTACACTTTTATGCATTAAAAGTGTTCTTTCTTGAGGTATTAACACTATTCCATTTTCATATGATTTTGATGGAGAAAGTACTTTAAGTTCTTGATCTTTGAATATTATTTTTCCTTCATCTTTTTTTATTAATCCAAAAATAATCTTTATAAGAGTTGATTTACCCGCACCATTTTCTCCAAGGAGTGCATGTATTTCTCCTTCTTTTAAATCAAAAGAAACTTTTTTTAAAGCCTTTACACCTGGAAAATTTTTACTTATATTTTTTACTGAAAGAATTGTTTTTTGCATCTAAAAACCTTCTTTTATTCTGTATATTAGTTCATTTAAATCAGGACCACTTCTTGCCCCTTTTCTTGTACAGGTTATTGCTGCAGCTGTATTAGAATATCTGAGTGATTGTTCAAAATTTTCATTTCTTACATAATGCCAGTATAAAAATGTTCCTATAAATGAATCTCCTGCTCCTGTAGTATCTACCGGTTCTATTTTTAAAGATGGTTGCATTATAAGATCATCAGTGGTACATACACATGCTCCTTTACTTCCAAGAGTTAAAATAATATCACCATTGTATTTATAATTTTCTCTTATAAAATCAATATTTTCGTTTAAATTCGATAAACCTGTTATATCTTTTAAAGTAGAAAAAGATATATTAAAAACATCTATATAATTAAAAAGTTCGGAAAATATTTCATCTGTCATACCAAAACCTTTCATAACAATTGGTGCAACTTGTAAATTGAATACAACAGTTTTTCCTCTTTTTTTAAATTCTTTTGCTGCATAAAGGCATGCATCACTTGGAATAAAATCTGTATAAAGAATATCAAATTCTTCAAATATTTTTTTATTTATTTCATCTTTTGTTAAGTTTAATAGACAATCTCCAAGTCTTGTAAGAATTGATTTGTCTCCATTTTTATCAACATAAATAATTGTAGAAGTTGATATACCATTTTCTTTAGTTATCATATATTTAGAATTTATACCACTTTTTTCTAATCCTTTTTTGATTATTTTTGAACTTTCATCATCTCCAATTTTTGCACAAAAAGCCGTATCTCCACCATACATTGCAATTTGATTTATAACATTTGCACAGCTACCACCATCATAAATTTTTTCATCTATGATGTTAGAAAATCCATCTTTTACAGGTAATCTGTCTACAGTGAATATTCTGTCAATGGCTATACTTCCAAGTCCTAATATTTTCATAATATACCTCCTATAGTTTTCTCATAAGAGAGAAACGTATCATATCATTTCTATAAAATGCTCTTGAATACCATATTGGTTTATTATCAAATGAATAATGAATTTGTTCAATATACATTATTAAATGATTATTTTTTATGGCTAATTTTTCACTTATAAGATCATCTGAACTATATGGATTTAAATAAGTTATTGCATGATCAACTTTGAATTCTTTTTTTTCTGTCAAATAAGATAAAAGAGAACCAGAAAAACTTTCATAATCTTCTTGATTAAAATAAACAAGAGGTACAAAACTTATTTCATAACAAAATGGATTTTCATCAGCTGTTCTAACTCTTTCTATTATAGAAACTTTTGAATCTTTTTTTAGGTCTAATTTTTCAGATATATTTCCATCCGCATAATCTGTTGAATACTTTGAAAATATAGTTCCTGGTCTCATTCCTGAACTTTTTATAAAATCTGTTATTGATCTTAGTTTTTCAAGTCCACCTTGAAGTTTATATTTATTACAATTTATAAAAGTTCCCATTTTTCTTTTTCTGGATATATATCCTTCAAGCTCAAGTTTTTTTAAAGCATCTCTTAAAGCTGTTCTACTTACATTTAATTGTTTTGAAAGTTTAATTTCTGATGGTAATTTATCACTTGTTCTTTCTGGATTATTTATGTATTTTAAAAGTTCTTCATATGTCTTCGATACGACTGACCTTCCATCATTTATTTTCTTTATTTCATCAGACATATATTTTCCTCCTCCATTATTTTAATGGTATTACCAATAACATTATAATCTTTTTTTAAAAATTAATATAATTGAATTATTTATACTTATTAACAAAGAGATTAGTTCTTAATCAAATATATTTAAAAATCTTTTTATTGGTAATACCTATTACTTTTTATTTTATTTTTCTAATAAAAAATAAAAAACCTGATTAACTTTTTATTATTAATCAGGTTTTCATAGTTCATATTTTGAGTTCTTTTATCATTCTATCATGTCTCTTTTTTAAAGTTGAATCTTTTATCTCTGTTGACAATGCTTTAAATTCTTTAAAAAGTTCTTTAAGTTTTTCTTCTTCTTTTAATTTATTATAGAATATCATAAGTTTAAAATATGAATCAAAAAAGAATTTGTTTTCTTTGATCGATTTTTTATAATATGTTTCAGCTTCTATATTTTTATTTTCTATTTCATTTATATGACCCATAGAAAGATATATGAGTGCATCCGCATAATCTTCTTTTTCAGCTTTTAAACCTATTTCATATGCTTTTTGATTTTGTTCTTTTCTCATATAACCATTCATTAAACAATAAGTTATTATAGGATTTTGTGGATATTTTTCTTTCAATTCACCATATATTTTAATTATTCTGTCAAAATCTTCAAGATTTTTATCCAAAAGGTTATGATATCTTATATATACATCTGAATATGAAGGATATTTGTTCAATAAAATCTCCAATGTATCAGCACTTTTTTTATATTCTTCAAGGATCATGTATATATTTGAAAGACTTTCATATATTTTTTTGTTATCTTCGCAATTTTTTATTCCTTCTTCAAGCTTTTCAACAGCTTCTTTTAAATATTTATCCTCTTTTCTTTTTTCTATATCTAAATTTGCAAGATGTGTACAT
It encodes the following:
- a CDS encoding sugar ABC transporter substrate-binding protein; protein product: MKKYLALFLTFITIFSIGLSEQSAFEKAKSDVLRELGSPEKTDKVYKVGALEITLANPFWVTMKEGFEASAKDFGFKIDVVAAPSEGDASAQLNYLETMLIKGYDALCISPINPFNLIPAVSKATQRKIPVIAVGTYVDEQAAKNAGAKINGMLAVDFEYQGRLPGQYIVEKFKGEKNVKVAIIEGIPGSAQSEGRKNGCISELAKSPNMKIVSVQPGNWDRTTALNVTSNLIQANPDLDVIFCANDTMALASVEALKAVGKKDQVMVIGCDFIEEAKESIEKGELDATLAMSPYLYGYIGGVMAYKTIINGNYTTDIQVPIKIVDKSNLKEYHDWK
- a CDS encoding ABC transporter permease, whose translation is MKKLNILKAPEFGVSIALIGLFILMSFLSPLFLSGYNLINILLQSSTYIILSIGMTFVIVTGGIDLSVGSIAVVSGILMASLMKSGTNVFIAILAGLIISILCGFINGFLVSKINLPSFIVTLATMSIFQGAALIFSGGLPIYGFPKSFSFLGIGSILSIPIPVIIALICIIISIFIFKKTKIGHYALAIGDNRQAVKMCGINIFKYEMIVYMINGFTTGIAAIITTARLNSAEPLGSMSMGLDAVAAVVMSGTSLSGGTGSVTGAIIGSLLMGVLRNGMTLLNVQSYYQNLIIGIVILIAVFIDKIRNDYSYKG
- a CDS encoding sugar ABC transporter ATP-binding protein, whose translation is MQKTILSVKNISKNFPGVKALKKVSFDLKEGEIHALLGENGAGKSTLIKIIFGLIKKDEGKIIFKDQELKVLSPSKSYENGIVLIPQERTLLMHKSVAENIFLGLEPLKKGLISKSYMIKESSKLMKSFSMDIDPETIVSELSTGMQQTVEIMRAINRKAKIVIMDEPTGGLSAQEVKKLFEIIKTLKEKNISIIYISHRMEEIFKISERITILRDGENTGTFDTKSITKEKVIELMAGKKISSIQKNNLIIGETILELKDLSTIKLKKINFELRKGEILGIAGLLGSGRTEIFECIYGINKNYKGKIYINSEEYINPSINNSIMRGIGFVTEDRKRTGLSLKSSISKNITLPMSKEIFEKGIKKTKKIKKISSEYSQKVGLNTQNMSFISGNLSGGNQQKVLIARWLAKKSKILLLDEPTVGVDVNAKQEIHQLIRKYCSENNSAIVASSDFPELLDLCNRIIIISDGKIVKELENKNIDEKILLKYATSAGGEKYEKT
- a CDS encoding GntR family transcriptional regulator, translated to MSDEIKKINDGRSVVSKTYEELLKYINNPERTSDKLPSEIKLSKQLNVSRTALRDALKKLELEGYISRKRKMGTFINCNKYKLQGGLEKLRSITDFIKSSGMRPGTIFSKYSTDYADGNISEKLDLKKDSKVSIIERVRTADENPFCYEISFVPLVYFNQEDYESFSGSLLSYLTEKKEFKVDHAITYLNPYSSDDLISEKLAIKNNHLIMYIEQIHYSFDNKPIWYSRAFYRNDMIRFSLMRKL
- a CDS encoding carbohydrate kinase family protein, translating into MKILGLGSIAIDRIFTVDRLPVKDGFSNIIDEKIYDGGSCANVINQIAMYGGDTAFCAKIGDDESSKIIKKGLEKSGINSKYMITKENGISTSTIIYVDKNGDKSILTRLGDCLLNLTKDEINKKIFEEFDILYTDFIPSDACLYAAKEFKKRGKTVVFNLQVAPIVMKGFGMTDEIFSELFNYIDVFNISFSTLKDITGLSNLNENIDFIRENYKYNGDIILTLGSKGACVCTTDDLIMQPSLKIEPVDTTGAGDSFIGTFLYWHYVRNENFEQSLRYSNTAAAITCTRKGARSGPDLNELIYRIKEGF
- a CDS encoding tetratricopeptide repeat protein, giving the protein MKFEEIIENADQLYKKGKYEKSLKEYKKALKKKFNSYEIHSKIASINIILRDFEEASKSLKLALKFKPEAYENYFMLGNVYQSMGYIKNAIESYEKYLESIEQDDKGFWVILYSLYVQLDMKEKAKKIYDEKLKEIKYKLENEKNDPETYHQAAILKRFENDHQKALEYLNEAIKLNKNSIYYVEFADSCTHLANLDIEKRKEDKYLKEAVEKLEEGIKNCEDNKKIYESLSNIYMILEEYKKSADTLEILLNKYPSYSDVYIRYHNLLDKNLEDFDRIIKIYGELKEKYPQNPIITYCLMNGYMRKEQNQKAYEIGLKAEKEDYADALIYLSMGHINEIENKNIEAETYYKKSIKENKFFFDSYFKLMIFYNKLKEEEKLKELFKEFKALSTEIKDSTLKKRHDRMIKELKI